A genome region from Oryzias melastigma strain HK-1 linkage group LG12, ASM292280v2, whole genome shotgun sequence includes the following:
- the LOC112163105 gene encoding hydroxycarboxylic acid receptor 3 — protein MNLSLPDVCCAFEAPVLDRVLPPILIVEFMLGLLGNIVALWMFVFHMDEWKPNTVYLTHLAVADSIVLFCLPFRADYYLRGKNWIYGDAACRVLLFLLAANRAAGIFFLTAVAADRYLKIVHPLNRVNRLGLGYALWVSLGLWFLIFLATGYLLADEHFFYSGNRTQCESFNICMGFTPLSTWHNAFYVLQFFLPSAIVAFCSIRITLQLNNKTLDRQGKVKRAVQFVLAVALIFITCFFPSTVSRVAVWVLKLWYDQCRYFEEANLAFYTTVCFTYFNSVLNPIVYYFSSPVFSGTFRKVLNKLLGRADAPDAPENISTVEGRRM, from the coding sequence ATGAACCTGTCGCTGCCTGACGTCTGCTGCGCCTTCGAGGCGCCCGTCCTGGACCGCGTCCTGCCGCCCATCCTGATCGTGGAGTTCatgctggggctgctgggaaacATCGTGGCGCTGTGGATGTTCGTCTTCCACATGGACGAGTGGAAGCCCAACACGGTCTACCTGACGCACCTGGCCGTCGCCGACTCCATCGTCCTCTTTTGTTTGCCCTTCAGGGCGGACTACTACCTGCGCGGGAAGAACTGGATCTACGGCGACGCCGCGTGCCgcgtcctcctcttcctgctggCGGCCAACCGCGCGGCGGGGATCTTCTTCCTCACGGCCGTCGCCGCCGACCGGTACCTGAAGATCGTCCACCCTCTGAACCGGGTCAACCGTCTGGGTCTGGGTTACGCCCTGTGGGTGTCGCTCGGCCTCTGGTTCCTGATCTTTCTGGCTACGGGGTATCTCCTGGCAGACGAGCACTTCTTCTACAGCGGCAACCGGACGCAGTGCGAGAGCTTCAACATCTGCATGGGCTTCACGCCGCTCTCCACCTGGCACAACGCCTTCTACGTCCTCCAGTTCTTCCTGCCCTCCGCCATTGTGGCCTTCTGCTCCATCCGGATCACGCTGCAGCTGAACAACAAGACCCTGGACAGGCAGGGGAAGGTCAAGCGCGCCGTGCAGTTCGTCCTGGCCGTCGccctcatcttcatcacctgCTTCTTCCCCAGCACCGTGTCCCGCGTCGCCGTCTGGGTCCTCAAGCTGTGGTACGACCAGTGCCGGTACTTCGAGGAGGCCAACCTGGCGTTCTACACCACCGTGTGCTTCACCTACTTCAACAGCGTCCTCAACCCCATCGTCTATTACTTCTCCAGTCCGGTTTTCAGCGGGACCTTCAGGAAGGTTCTGAACAAACTGCTGGGACGAGCTGACGCGCCCGACGCTCCCGAGAACATTTCCACGGTGGAAGGCAGGAGGATGTGA